In the Nicotiana tabacum cultivar K326 chromosome 16, ASM71507v2, whole genome shotgun sequence genome, one interval contains:
- the LOC107771901 gene encoding protein neprosin-like, whose amino-acid sequence MTKEQQQTAKDASLRLTNESLAGDIIDVKLFQFAGISIKASPAINRFTGASTIVTLYNPQVNGPGQYTSATIFLESGDATNLEQIQTGWIVHPQLNGDGRTRLYTYWTADGHQKTGCYNSICPGFVQLSSEIPVDYAFPKVSLPQYDSQELQIQIYKDQEYYLQLFSVFVIGLWPDDIFKALRNGSETVRYGGQAHTPAGETVSPPMGNGQFWAGYKRLTCRMRQIMYGVDIDQEVQPDESLVQTHRDRCYCEGNENNARDGYWDYNFLFGGPGNCTDAPPTC is encoded by the exons ATGACAAAAGAACAACAACAAACAGCCAAAGATGCCTCCCTAAGGTTGACAAATGAATCCCTCGCTGGCGATATTATCGATGTAA AATTATTTCAGTTTGCAGGCATTAGCATAAAAGCGTCCCCAGCAATAAATAGATTTACAGGTGCCTCAACCATCGTTACTTTGTATAATCCACAAGTAAATGGACCTGGCCAATACACTTCTGCAACAATATTTCTTGAAAGTGGAGATGCGACAAATTTAGAGCAGATACAAACTGGATGGatt GTACATCCACAACTAAATGGGGACGGACGGACACGGTTGTACACCTACTGGACA GCAGATGGCCACCAGAAAACAGGATGTTACAACAGTATTTGTCCAGGATTCGTTCAGCTTAGCAGTGAAATACCAGTAGATTATGCTTTCCCAAAAGTCTCCTTGCCACAGTATGACAGCCAAGAACTGCAGATTCAGATCTACAAGGATCAAG AGTATTATCTTCAGCTGTTCTCTGTATTTGTTATTGGATTATGGCCGGACGACATATTCAAGGCTTTGAGAAATGGGTCGGAGACAGTGAGATATGGAGGGCAGGCGCATACACCAGCTGGTGAAACAGTGAGCCCACCAATGGGAAATGGCCAATTTTGGGCCGGCTATAAGCGCCTCACTTGTCGCATGCGCCAAATCATGTATGGTGTGGACATTGATCAAGAAGTTCAGCCAGATGAATCGTTGGTTCAAACTCATAGGGATAGGTGTTACTGTGAAGGGAATGAAAATAATGCCCGAGATGGTTACTGGGATTATAATTTCTTATTTGGTGGTCCTGGTAACTGCACTGATGCACCACCTACTTGTTAA